A region of the Flavobacteriaceae bacterium MAR_2010_188 genome:
CACAGTCATACGGCGCAGGAGTTGGGCGGGTTGGAGAATTTAATGAACAAGGTAACTGGTATAGAGGAGGAGTAGAGCAGCTATTGTTTTTCTCGTGGTTGTATGGTGTAGAACATGATAAATTTAAACCTAGAATTCCTGATGGTGCGACCCAAGAAGATTTAATAAGGATTTCTAGATTTTATGACCTTTCCCCAGCTAATCCTGAAATAGATATGGCTGAAGCTTTAAACCATTTACCGATTGATGATATTCTTCAGAATATAAATGGGAAACGAGAGATTTTTGATAAAATGGTTAAGCGAACTCCTAACGACCCAGAATGGTTTAAGGGTGGTTTATACCATGATAATATGGATTTTGGTGTTCCGAGTTTTTGGTTTGCATCTTGGTACGATGTTTCTATAGGACCAAATATCGCATTGTTCAATCATGTTAGAAAAAACGCTACCGACCCTGAGGTTAGAGAAAATCAATATATGGTAATTGCTCCTGTTCTGCATTGCAGCTACACCAGAGCCACCGAAAACACCATTGTTGGGCAACGGAATGTGGGAGATGCCAGATTAAATTATGATGAGCAGATTTATGCCTGGTTCGACTTATGGCTAAAAGGTGAAACAAATGATTTTAAAGAGAAGACACCAAGAGTGCAATACTACACAATGGGTAGCAATAAATGGCAAGCAGCAGAACAATGGCCGCCCGAGAGTAGCAAAATGACGACATTTTACTTGAACAGTGAAGGAAGCGCAAATTCGTTAATGGGAAATGGAAAACTTTCCACAAAAAAAGCAAGTAAAGACAAACCTGATTCTTTTACATATGACCCATTAAATCCTGTAACCTCGGAAGGTGGAAATGTTTGCTGCACCGGAAATGCGGTTAAAGGCGGAGCCTATGACCAGCAAATCATGGAACGTAGAAATGATATTTTAGTTTATACTTCAGAAGTATTGGAAGATGATACAGAAGTTACTGGTTTTATAAATTCCACTTTATATCTATCTTCAGATGTTAAAGACACAGACCTTACCATTAAATTGGTCGATGTGTATCCAGATGATACGGCTTATAATTTGGATGAAACAATTCAAAGGGTGCGCTATAGGGAAGGTTACGATAAAGAGGTTTTTATGGAAAAAGGTAAAGTTTATAAAGTTGAACTTAGCCCAATGACCACAAGCAATACCTTTAAAAAAGGCCACCGAATTAGGATTGAAGTTTCTAGCAGTAATTTCCCAAGGTTTGCCAGAAATTTAAATACTGGTGGTAAAAATTATGATGAGAAAGATGCGGTGGTTGCACGTAATACCATTCACCACTCGGCGGAATATCCTTCACAAATTTCGTTGCCTATTAAGCAGTAGTTTTTGAAGTTGAAGATGAAGTTGGAATCGAAAACGATAGCACGGTATAATTTAAGCAGAAGGAAATTTGTAATTTTTTAGAGTTTGAATTAACTATAAATATGAGGCTAATTTAATTTTCATCTTAATTGGAAGGTTTTCAATATCTAGCAAATTATTTATGTGTTGTTCGTTCTTTTCAGCTAAATAAAAAAGGTTGAAAAAATCTTTTACGCTGACGGGATTGTCTGATTCTTCGATCAGTTGCATATCATCTCCAATTGCTACTTGTCCTTCTTCGATTATACGCACATACGTTCCTGGGTTTGCGAATTGGATGAATTGTTTTAAAATTTTCTGGGTGCCAAATTTTAAACCCAATTTAAAACAAGGCTCTCTAGGAATTGTAATTTGAACCTTCGCCGTTCCTGTTTGGTAAATACTTCCAACCATAATCTTAGAATCGTCCATCCCCGAAACAGTGAGATTTTCTCCAAACATTCCATATTGCCAATCTAAATTGGGGTAAAGATTTTTCCAATAGGCATAATATTCAGAGGAAAAAAGATAGCACGCTTTAAATATACCACCGTGATATCTGCGGTCGGTAACTTCATCTTTATCAACATCTTCCTTTCCTAAATAAATAGCTTCTTCCACCGGACACTTAAAGATTCCAGTCTTTACATTTTTGCCTCTCCATTTCACGGTTCTTTGCTCGGCGATATTTGTAGATAGAATTTTCAATTTTATATATTATGTAGGATAACCTATATCAATTTTATAAGTATTCATTAGACTACAGCACCAATGATTACTTGGGTTCACCGTTTAAGGGAAAATAAAGTTCAGTATCCCAGTATTAATCAATAGCCAATAATCATTAACTATTAACTCATAACTCACAACTCACAACTCACAACTCAAAACTCACAACTCAATCTATATTAATCGCTCCGATGCCCGCATCCCAAAGTGCTTTATTATACGCCGGAATTTCATTTTTCAAAAGATTTTCTGCAGTGGCCTTATAAGTTTCCCATTGAACATCCAATTCATTTTTTCTATCGATATTCGGTTGGTTCACCCTAGGAATACTGCTTCCTGTTTGGTCGATCAAAAACAGATATTCTGCGCTGAATTTATTAGGGAAATTTTCCACATCGTCATACGCTTGTGACCTGCGCTGTACCATATTTTCATCCCATTCATTAATTTTACCAATCAAAGTGTCACCTCTAGAAATCAAGTTTTGGTCGGCCTTATCACTCTTTAGTCGTTTTACAATACCTTCCAACTGGGTTTGCACATCTTTAAGAGTTTTAATCTTATTATGCATCTCCGTAATGGTGCTGCTTAGCTCTTTCATAAAAGCGTCATATTCTTTAAAATCCTGATCAGACACTTCAAAAATTCCATTAGGTACAATCTCTGCTTCTGTTGAAACCGTTTTTCCATTGGCTTTTAATTCCATCGTATATTTCCCAGGAGGCACCTTGGCGTTTCTAAAACCTGATTCGATATAAACATCTTCAATACCCGGTAAAAAATCATATTGGGTATCCCAGACAAAACGATTAAGGCCTTCATCTTTAGTTAAGGTAGGTTTTGGAGGTGCTCCACCACCGTTATGCGATTTATAATCTGCGTCCTTTTCAGAAGAAAATTCCCGTACTGTATTACCTGAACTATCTTTAATCAAAAGTGAAACTTTATCCTCTTTAGATAATTTTGGAAGATTATAATAAAGCACCACGCCATTAGCAGGATTAATACCTTCAAAATTGTCCGATCCTGTAAAATCAGCTGATGAACCGCTCAATGGACTTCCCCAATAGCCATATCTAGTCGGTTCTGGTTTGTAAATATTGACTCCACTGGTTTCATTTTTATACTGATGTACTACCGCTAAATCATCCAAAATCCAGATAGACCTTCCTGAAGTGCCAACAATCAAATCACCTTGATGAACAAGAAGATCTGTAATTGGAGTTACAGGCAAATTAAGTTGAAAAGGTTTCCAGCTTGCGCCATCGTTATAAGAGATGTATACGCCTAACTCGGTACCCGCATACAGCAATCCTTTTTTAGCCGGATCTTCTCTTACAACTCTTGTGTGCGCGCCATACGGAATGCCCGTGCTGATATTCTTCCAGCTTTTACCATAATCTGAAGTCTTAAAGAGGGCAGGGGTGTAGTCATTAAACTTATATTTAGTTGTTGCTATATATGCCGTAGCCGGGTCATGTGGAGAAATATCTATGGCGTTTATTAATGTTTCACCAAGATTTTTCGGCGTTATATTCATCCAATTTTTTCCATTGTCGCGGGTGATAAAAACAAATCCATCGTCACTGGCAGAATAGATAACGCCGGCTTCATGAGGACTTTCAGAAAGATAGCTGATAGTTCCGTAATTTTCTGCACCTACCGCTTCATTGGTGTAAGGTCCACCACCATTCCCTTGTTTTTCATCGATATTCTGGGTTAAATCTGGAGAGAATTCGGTCCAGGTTTTACCCATATCTGTGGTCTTTAAAACCATTTGCGCTGCATGATAAAATGTATTTGGTTCGTGCTGTGATTTTATGATAGGAGCATTCCAATTAAAAAGATATTTCATATCACGTGCTTCTCTCCCTAAATATTGAATAGGAGCCGCCATAATATTGGTGCTAGATTTTGATTCCATATCCAAAACATCAATGGTGCCTAGATAACTTCCACCTAAAACATAACGAGGATTATCTGGGTCAAACGCTAAGAAAGCACTTTCACCACCTGCAGCATAGGTCCAATCTTGCTGTCCGATAGAATAACGGCCCAAGGACATACTCGCAATTTTTATTGAAGTATTATCCTGTTGACCACCGTAAATATTATAAGGATATAGATTATCTGCGCTCAATCTGTAAATCTGGGCGGTAGGTTGATTGTCCTGCGTCGACCAAGTTTTACCGTGATTAAAAGAAATTGCTGCGCCACCATCATTAGCAATCACCATATTATTTGAGTTGTTCGGATTTATCCATAAGTCATGAAAATCTCCATGAGTTCCTTTGATTTCTTCATAGGTTTTTCCGCCATCGGTAGACCTAAACGCGTCCGCACTCATTATATATAAGTGATTTTCATTGTTCGGGTCCGGAAATATTTCAATGTAATACCAAGCACGTTGGGTCAACCGATTGTCACCACTTACTTGAGACCATGATTTCCCCGCATCTTCAGAGGCATATAATCCGCTTTGGTCGGTATAACTATCACTTTCAATCAAAGCATAAACCTTGTTGCTATTGGCGGGACTAACCGCAATCGCCATTTTACCCATTTCCTTGGGCAACCCATTT
Encoded here:
- a CDS encoding MOSC domain-containing protein YiiM; translation: MKILSTNIAEQRTVKWRGKNVKTGIFKCPVEEAIYLGKEDVDKDEVTDRRYHGGIFKACYLFSSEYYAYWKNLYPNLDWQYGMFGENLTVSGMDDSKIMVGSIYQTGTAKVQITIPREPCFKLGLKFGTQKILKQFIQFANPGTYVRIIEEGQVAIGDDMQLIEESDNPVSVKDFFNLFYLAEKNEQHINNLLDIENLPIKMKIKLASYL
- a CDS encoding BNR-Asp box repeat-containing protein; amino-acid sequence: MKKTLLTLLLSLAFMISGAQEINSYFSPLKYRNIGPFRGGRSVTATGVVGDQLTYYMGITGGGLWKTQDAGMSWQNISDGFFKTGSVGAVSVSASNPNVIYCGMGEHAIRGVMTSYGDGVYKSTDAGKTWKHIGLEKTQQISRIVIHPTNPDVVYVAAQGVYSKANEERGIYKSVNGGETWEKVLYVNDKTGAAELSIDVNNPNVLYSAMWEHQRTPWKMISGGEGSALYKSSDAGKTWNKLENGLPKEMGKMAIAVSPANSNKVYALIESDSYTDQSGLYASEDAGKSWSQVSGDNRLTQRAWYYIEIFPDPNNENHLYIMSADAFRSTDGGKTYEEIKGTHGDFHDLWINPNNSNNMVIANDGGAAISFNHGKTWSTQDNQPTAQIYRLSADNLYPYNIYGGQQDNTSIKIASMSLGRYSIGQQDWTYAAGGESAFLAFDPDNPRYVLGGSYLGTIDVLDMESKSSTNIMAAPIQYLGREARDMKYLFNWNAPIIKSQHEPNTFYHAAQMVLKTTDMGKTWTEFSPDLTQNIDEKQGNGGGPYTNEAVGAENYGTISYLSESPHEAGVIYSASDDGFVFITRDNGKNWMNITPKNLGETLINAIDISPHDPATAYIATTKYKFNDYTPALFKTSDYGKSWKNISTGIPYGAHTRVVREDPAKKGLLYAGTELGVYISYNDGASWKPFQLNLPVTPITDLLVHQGDLIVGTSGRSIWILDDLAVVHQYKNETSGVNIYKPEPTRYGYWGSPLSGSSADFTGSDNFEGINPANGVVLYYNLPKLSKEDKVSLLIKDSSGNTVREFSSEKDADYKSHNGGGAPPKPTLTKDEGLNRFVWDTQYDFLPGIEDVYIESGFRNAKVPPGKYTMELKANGKTVSTEAEIVPNGIFEVSDQDFKEYDAFMKELSSTITEMHNKIKTLKDVQTQLEGIVKRLKSDKADQNLISRGDTLIGKINEWDENMVQRRSQAYDDVENFPNKFSAEYLFLIDQTGSSIPRVNQPNIDRKNELDVQWETYKATAENLLKNEIPAYNKALWDAGIGAINID